From Chiroxiphia lanceolata isolate bChiLan1 chromosome 11, bChiLan1.pri, whole genome shotgun sequence, the proteins below share one genomic window:
- the ISY1 gene encoding pre-mRNA-splicing factor ISY1 homolog produces MARNAEKAMTALARFRQAQLEEGKVKERRPFLASECNELPKAEKWRRQIIGEISKKVAQIQNAGLGEFRIRDLNDEINKLLREKGHWEYRIKELGGPDYARIGPKMLDHEGKEVPGNRGYKYFGAAKDLPGVRELFEKEPLPPPRKTRAELMKDIDAEYYGYRDEDDGILEPLEQEHEKKVIAEAVEKWKMEREARLARGEEEEEENIYAVNDDESDEEGGKEREGEEGQQKFIAHVPVPTQQEIEEALVRRKKMELLQKYASETLLAQSEEAKTLLGL; encoded by the exons ATG GCGCGGAACGCGGAGAAGGCCAT gACGGCCTTGGCAAGGTTTCGGCAAGCCCAGCTTGAGGAAGGAAAAGTGAAG GAACGGAGACCTTTCCTTGCATCCGAGTGTAATGAACTGCCCAAAGCTGAGAAATGGAGGCGACAG ATCATCGGGGAGATTTCCAAGAAAGTGGCACAGATTCAGAATG CTGGATTGGGTGAATTCAGAATTCGGGACCTGAATGATGAAATAAACAAACTTCTGAGGGAGAAAGGACACTGGGAATACAGAATAAAGGAGCTGGGAGGCCCTGATTATGCT cgGATTGGACCGAAAATGTTAGATCATGAAGGGAAAGAAGTTCCAGGGAACAGGGGCTACAAATATTTTGGAGCTGCAAAGGATTTACCAGGAGTTAGAGAGCTTTTTGAAAAGGAGC CCCTCCCACCCCCACGGAAAACTCGGGCTGAGCTCATGAAGGACATCGATGCTGAGTACTACGGCTACAGGGATGAGGACGATGGCATTCTGGAGCCTCTGGAACAGGAGCATGAAAAGAAAG TTATAGCAGAAGCagtggaaaaatggaaaatggagaGGGAAGCACGACTTGCaagaggtgaggaggaggaggaagaaaatatctATGCTGTCAATGATGATGAG TCTGATGAGGAAGGTggcaaggaaagagaaggagaagaaggcCAACAGAAATTCATTGCACATGTTCCAGTGCCAACTCAGCAGGAG attGAGGAAGCTCTTGTGCGGAGGAAGAAGATGGAGCTCCTCCAGAAGTATGCCAGTGAGACCCTCCTGGCACAGAGTGAGGAGGCAAAGACACTGCTGGGACTGTAA
- the LOC116792059 gene encoding haloacid dehalogenase-like hydrolase domain-containing 5 isoform X1 produces the protein MTLSALPSFGFLFDIDGVLVRGKTPIPAARTAFQKLVNSQGQFLVPVVFVTNAGNCLRQKKADQLSHLLGVPISQDQVMMSHSPLRMFKRYHEKCVLVSGQGPLLDIAQDLGFCQPITIETLREKHPLLDAVDHDRRPNVPSPSAVELPKIEAVVLFGEPVRWETSLQLIIDVLLTSGYPGNPYHHENYPHIPVLACNMDLMWVAEAQSPRFGHGTFMVCLENIYKKITGRELKYEALMGKPSPLTYQCAEQLLRAQALHRPWHRPIHTLYAVGDNLMTDVYGANLYNRYLEDSSRKGSKSRVQAQVSGGRGSAALSQDDDMDHGWENQLAPAAAAHCRSVLVCTGVYNPHTEVPLETRDSITEAVFHGHRDFRFDPGLVEPDHIVPDVDAAVDLVFQLENFAPN, from the exons ATGACG CTCAGTGCACTGCCATCCTTTGGGTTCCTGTTTGACATCGATGGGGTGCTGGTGCGAGGAAAGACTCCAATTCCTGCTGCCAGAACAGCCTTTCAAAAGCTTGTGAACTCTCAGGGACAGTTCTTGGTGCCTGTGGTGTTTGTCACCAATGCAGGGAATTGCCTTCGCCAGAAAAAAGCCGACCAGTTGTCTCATCTGCTGGGAGTTCCA ATTTCCCAAGATCAGGTGATGATGTCACACAGTCCCCTGCGGATGTTCAAGCGTTATCATGAGAAATGTGTCCTGGTGTCTGGACAAGGACCACTTCTTGATATTGCTCAAga CCTTGGTTTCTGTCAGCCCATCACCATTGAGACTCTGCGGGAGAAACACCCGCTCTTGGATGCAGTTGACCATGACAGAAGACCCAACGTTCCG TCCCCCTCTGCTGTGGAACTTCCCAAGATTGAGG CTGTGGTGTTGTTTGGGGAGCCAGTCAGATGGGAAACCAGCCTGCAGTTGATAATAGATGTTTTGCTGACCAGTGGCTATCCTGGAAATCCCTATCACCATGAAAACTACCCTCACATTCCTGTGCTTGCCTGTAACATGGATCTCATGTGGGTAGCTGAGGCACAGTCTCCAAG GTTTGGGCACGGGACGTTCATGGTTTGTTTGGAGAACATTTACAAGAAGATCACTGGCAGGGAGCTGAAGTACGAGGCGCTGATGGGCAAGCCCAGCCCGCTGACGTACCAGTGCGCCGAGCAGCTGCTGCGGGCCCAGGCCCTGCACCGGCCCTGGCACCGGCCCATCCACACCCTCTACGCCGTGGG AGACAACCTCATGACGGATGTCTATGGTGCCAACCTTTACAACCGCTACCTTGAAGACAGCTCCAGGAAAGGCTCCAAGTCGCGCGTTCAGGCCCAGGTTTCTGGTGGCAGAGGCTCTGCTGCACTCTCTCAGGACGATGACATGGACCACGGCTGGGAGAACCAGCTggcacctgcagctgctgcccactGCAGGTCTGTGCTGGTTTGTACTGGGGTGTACAACCCCCACACCGAGGTGCCCTTGGAGACCAGGGACAGCATCACGGAAGCTGTGTTCCATGGCCACAGAGATTTTAGGTTTGATCCTGGTTTAGTAGAACCAGATCATATTGTACCAGATGTTGATGCTGCTGTAGACCTGGTCTTTCAGCTAGAGAACTTCGCACCTAATTGA